The window GCAATGGCTTTGCAAGCCATGGCTCACCGCGTGCTGGGGCATGAGAAGCCACACACCTATGCCGAGTTCCTCAAGCAACGCCTCGAGATCAACTACTTCGCGGCAGCCTGCCTGATGCCGCGTTCACGTTCGGTGGCATTCCTGCAAAACGCCAAGAAAGAACGCAATATTGCTATCGAGGACTTCCGTGACGCCTTTGGCGTGACGCACGAAGCAGCAGCCCTGCGCTTTACTAACCTTGCTACTGAGCACCTGGGGCTCAGGACCCACTTCCTGCGCGTGAACCAGGGTGAAGGTATTTTCCGCGGCTACGCCAACGACGGCCTCCGCATCCCAGCAGATGCGAATGGCTCGATCGAGGGTCAGGTTGTCTGCCGCAAGTGGCCGGCACGTGTGGCTTTCGAGCGCACCAACCGCACAAACGAGTTCTACCAATACACCGACACTCCTGGCGGTACCTTCTGGGACTCCACCCAGACCGGAACCGGTGAGAAGGAAGTCTTCTCGATTAGCGTCGGCGTTCCCTTCGACGACGCCAAGTGGTTCCGTGGACGCGACACAGACAACCGCGAAGTCTCCACCTGCCCCAATGAGAACTGCTGCAAGGTTCCCGCCGAAGATCTGACCAACCGCTGGTCAGGCAAGGCATGGCCCAGTGCGCGTATGCACGCGCACGTGCTCTCTCCCCTGCCGTCTGGAACCTTCCCCGGCGTGGATGACAACGAGCTCTTTGCCTTCCTCGAGCGCCACGCTAACGCCGGCGCCTAGGCTAGAACTATGGCCAGAGTCAGCATGCGCACAATTTTTCGATCCGAACGCTATGCCGCCATCTCGTTGGCCGCAGCTGCCGTTCTCGGTTTAGTACTGGCCAATTCTGTTGCCGGCCCTGGCCTGATCGAACTCTTCGCTAGCCACATTGGCTTTCCGGCACTCGAGCTCGACCTCAGCATTGGCCACTGGATCACCGACGGCCTGTTGGTGATCTTCTTCTTCATCGTGGCGGTGGAACTGCGGCACGAACTTACTGTGGGTGAACTCAACTCAGTCAAGCATGCACTCGCCCCCGGGATCGCTGCCGTGGGCGGTGTGGTTGTTCCTGCTGCGCTGTATCTCGCCATTGCTGGACCTGACTTTGCCCAAGGTTGGCCGATCCCCACGGCAACAGATATTGCCTTTGCGCTCGGTCTGATTGCTTTGGTGGGTCGCGGGCTGCCTGGACGTATTCGTGTCTTCTTGCTCGCCCTGGCTGTGCTCGATGACCTCATCGCGATTCTCATCATCGCGGTGTTCTTTAGTCACAGCATTGATCTCCTAGCACTGGGCATGGCCGTTGTTGCCGTCTATCTGTTCCGGTTCATTGGCTGCGAAGGGCGTATTTCGAACCCTCGACTTCGAACGATACTTCTGGTTGTGGTGGCACTCTTCGCCTGGTACTTCACCTTCCTTTCCGGCGTGCACGCCACCATCGCAGGTGTTGCTCTGGGCTTGGTACTGAACCCCAAGCTCGCATCGAAAGCAGCACATGCTCTTCAGCCCGTGACCAATGCTGCGATCTTGCCGCTCTTTGCTTTCGCTTCGGCGCTCGTTGTTATTCCAGCGGTCTCCCCTGCAGAACTCAGCCCTGCATTCTGGGGTGTTGCTGTGGGACTACCCGTGGGCAAGATCATCGGCATCATGATTGCCGGCAGCATCGTGGCACTGATAGCCAAGCGTGGCGAGGCCACCGAGACACTCATTCGCGGCTGGGACT of the Aurantimicrobium photophilum genome contains:
- a CDS encoding Na+/H+ antiporter NhaA; this translates as MARVSMRTIFRSERYAAISLAAAAVLGLVLANSVAGPGLIELFASHIGFPALELDLSIGHWITDGLLVIFFFIVAVELRHELTVGELNSVKHALAPGIAAVGGVVVPAALYLAIAGPDFAQGWPIPTATDIAFALGLIALVGRGLPGRIRVFLLALAVLDDLIAILIIAVFFSHSIDLLALGMAVVAVYLFRFIGCEGRISNPRLRTILLVVVALFAWYFTFLSGVHATIAGVALGLVLNPKLASKAAHALQPVTNAAILPLFAFASALVVIPAVSPAELSPAFWGVAVGLPVGKIIGIMIAGSIVALIAKRGEATETLIRGWDLLTVAAVAGIGFTVSLLMNELAFAGNDAIRDEGVLAVLVGSAIAIVIGGALVSWRSHHYRKQH
- a CDS encoding XRE family transcriptional regulator, with the translated sequence MATDMMILGKRIKHFRITAGMTLEQLGDAVGVVPSQLSLIENGKREPKLSLLNAIASSLSVTVPELLSTEAPDRRSELEIELDRLQQSELYTALNLPTVRSTKGLSDEALEAIVGLHKEMERRSRQSIATPEEARRANTELQAIMREKNNYLPELDELAEDLVKRTGHETGALMHRTVAEMANLLGFELIFVDDLPSSARSVTDTANGRIYLPPASIPGGHGLRAMALQAMAHRVLGHEKPHTYAEFLKQRLEINYFAAACLMPRSRSVAFLQNAKKERNIAIEDFRDAFGVTHEAAALRFTNLATEHLGLRTHFLRVNQGEGIFRGYANDGLRIPADANGSIEGQVVCRKWPARVAFERTNRTNEFYQYTDTPGGTFWDSTQTGTGEKEVFSISVGVPFDDAKWFRGRDTDNREVSTCPNENCCKVPAEDLTNRWSGKAWPSARMHAHVLSPLPSGTFPGVDDNELFAFLERHANAGA